One window from the genome of [Mycobacterium] stephanolepidis encodes:
- a CDS encoding TetR/AcrR family transcriptional regulator, with amino-acid sequence MTEAGAKPRRGRPPAADGDAAATRRRIMDVATELFAEKGFHATGVAEIGAAAGVRGGALYYHIGSKEELLWEILRSYIDEMLTEAAHIAGMNTPPAKRLRTLIGSYVILIVKYRKQVAIQVRDGSALTGERAAELQGMRDELQRCWQRVLDEGYEAGVFRTSDHLITNAILGMLNMVAVWYRADGKSPAQIAKRIADMVVDGVHTDRPHELPTEPEPTGSN; translated from the coding sequence GTGACCGAGGCCGGCGCCAAGCCGCGTCGGGGCCGTCCGCCCGCCGCCGACGGTGATGCCGCGGCGACCCGTCGACGGATCATGGATGTGGCAACGGAACTCTTCGCCGAGAAGGGATTTCACGCGACCGGCGTCGCTGAGATCGGCGCTGCGGCCGGTGTACGGGGTGGTGCGCTGTACTACCACATCGGGTCCAAAGAGGAACTCCTCTGGGAGATCCTGCGCAGCTACATCGACGAAATGCTCACCGAGGCCGCCCACATCGCAGGCATGAACACCCCGCCCGCCAAGCGTCTACGCACTCTCATCGGCTCCTACGTCATCCTTATCGTCAAGTACCGCAAACAGGTTGCCATCCAGGTCCGCGATGGTTCCGCGCTGACCGGCGAGCGGGCCGCCGAGTTGCAGGGAATGCGTGACGAGTTACAGCGCTGCTGGCAACGCGTTCTCGACGAGGGCTACGAAGCCGGGGTGTTTCGCACCAGCGATCACCTGATCACCAACGCGATCCTCGGGATGCTGAACATGGTGGCGGTCTGGTACCGCGCCGACGGCAAGAGCCCGGCGCAGATCGCCAAACGCATTGCCGACATGGTGGTGGACGGCGTACATACGGATCGTCCGCACGAACTTCCCACTGAACCCGAACCGACAGGAAGTAACTGA
- a CDS encoding SDR family NAD(P)-dependent oxidoreductase → MLQDKVIVVTGGSRGLGRAMVQAFAAHGADVVIASRKIDSCNELAAQVEADHGRRALPVACNVSSWEQCDELVDTVYREFGRVDVLVNNAGLSPLYPSLDQVSEALFDKVIGVNLKGPFRLSALIATKMAAGAGGSIINISSIEAVRPDATALPYAAAKAGLNALTLGLSHSFGPTVRTNTIQCGLFNTDIAAAWPEGFAEALIPSIPLRRVGEPEDIVGAALYLASEASAYCTGTTIRLDGGIL, encoded by the coding sequence ATGCTGCAGGACAAGGTCATCGTCGTCACCGGTGGTAGCCGCGGATTGGGCCGGGCGATGGTGCAGGCGTTCGCCGCGCATGGCGCCGATGTGGTGATCGCGAGCCGCAAGATCGACTCCTGTAACGAGCTGGCCGCCCAGGTGGAGGCCGACCACGGTCGCCGTGCCCTCCCGGTGGCCTGCAATGTCAGCTCCTGGGAGCAATGCGACGAGCTGGTCGACACCGTGTACCGGGAGTTCGGGCGGGTGGACGTCCTGGTCAACAACGCCGGACTGTCCCCGCTGTACCCCAGCCTGGACCAGGTCTCGGAAGCATTGTTCGACAAGGTCATTGGGGTCAATCTGAAGGGACCGTTCCGGTTGTCGGCCCTGATCGCCACCAAGATGGCGGCAGGAGCCGGCGGTTCGATCATCAACATCAGCTCGATCGAAGCGGTGCGACCCGACGCCACCGCGTTGCCGTACGCAGCGGCAAAGGCCGGTTTGAATGCCCTGACCCTTGGCCTCTCGCACAGCTTTGGGCCGACCGTACGCACGAACACCATTCAATGCGGACTTTTCAACACAGATATCGCGGCGGCCTGGCCGGAAGGATTCGCCGAGGCGCTCATCCCCAGCATTCCATTGCGACGCGTGGGCGAACCGGAAGACATCGTCGGCGCGGCACTGTATCTCGCAAGCGAAGCATCGGCCTACTGCACGGGAACGACAATTCGACTGGATGGCGGCATCCTGTGA
- a CDS encoding sensor domain-containing protein — protein sequence MRWAPAVLLTAAALLASCTHAVEGDAAAPARPEKLYPVLPPRQADLEDRLLSASDILAAVGLPDIRTIPAVETVLSTANTVSDCAYGYSLATRQQYLSFGAARIQAYSETVGRVRQHTMGSALIVFETATSASQQFEQFAQRMSRCDGVHGVTSVNGIAENWTLSIGHSGQDEVNWTRTTDRSPWSCRLVARQRANYVASVMFCRLDPNDDKTEAMFTLLLDKLAR from the coding sequence ATGCGCTGGGCACCAGCCGTTTTACTGACGGCCGCCGCGCTGTTGGCCTCCTGTACGCACGCGGTTGAGGGCGACGCGGCGGCCCCCGCCAGGCCGGAGAAGTTGTATCCGGTGCTGCCGCCCAGGCAGGCCGACCTTGAAGACCGGCTTCTGTCGGCGTCGGATATCCTTGCGGCAGTGGGCCTTCCGGATATCAGGACCATTCCCGCCGTCGAAACTGTGCTCTCGACGGCCAACACGGTCTCCGACTGTGCATACGGATACTCGTTGGCCACGCGGCAGCAGTACCTGAGCTTCGGTGCGGCGCGCATCCAGGCGTATTCCGAGACGGTCGGAAGGGTTCGCCAGCACACCATGGGGTCAGCGCTGATTGTCTTCGAGACCGCTACCTCGGCAAGTCAGCAGTTCGAGCAATTCGCCCAGCGCATGTCCAGATGCGATGGAGTACATGGCGTTACCTCGGTCAACGGCATCGCGGAGAATTGGACGCTCAGCATCGGGCACAGCGGTCAAGACGAGGTGAACTGGACGCGAACCACTGACCGTTCACCGTGGTCCTGCCGTCTGGTGGCGCGCCAGCGCGCGAACTACGTCGCTTCGGTGATGTTCTGCCGACTCGACCCCAACGATGACAAGACCGAGGCGATGTTCACGCTGCTGCTGGACAAGCTCGCCCGCTGA
- a CDS encoding sensor domain-containing protein, with translation MRAAAVLICVMVACGGCSRVADGLATPPPERAGLYPELHAIGCKLPGGTLLTGRQIREISELPRLEPGQAVDAMFRSTTDATVCAAGYSLAEIASYEKHEAARIELYVEESDVARLHTVGNAVVTFSDDATARQQFQRFNGLMARCDAITSATHTQRDPSSWKLSITSADTADEVAWTRSVVDSSWTCYMAARQRANFVASSMFCTHGSDNKAGNVLDRLTLKLSGTR, from the coding sequence ATGCGGGCGGCGGCGGTGTTGATCTGCGTGATGGTTGCCTGTGGCGGCTGCTCCCGCGTAGCCGACGGACTCGCCACCCCGCCGCCCGAGCGTGCTGGCCTTTATCCAGAACTGCACGCCATCGGCTGCAAGCTTCCCGGTGGCACACTGCTTACGGGGCGGCAGATTCGCGAGATATCGGAGTTGCCACGGCTAGAGCCGGGGCAGGCAGTGGACGCGATGTTCCGCTCGACCACCGACGCCACCGTGTGCGCGGCTGGCTACTCACTGGCCGAAATCGCTTCCTATGAGAAGCACGAGGCGGCGCGCATCGAGTTGTATGTGGAGGAGAGCGATGTCGCGCGGCTGCATACGGTGGGAAACGCGGTGGTGACCTTCTCCGACGATGCCACGGCTCGACAACAGTTCCAGCGGTTCAACGGTCTGATGGCCAGGTGCGACGCGATCACGAGCGCCACGCATACACAGCGCGATCCCTCCTCATGGAAGCTGAGCATCACCAGTGCCGACACCGCCGACGAGGTGGCGTGGACGCGCAGCGTGGTCGACTCGAGCTGGACCTGTTACATGGCTGCACGACAGCGGGCCAACTTTGTGGCATCGTCGATGTTCTGCACTCACGGTTCGGATAACAAGGCGGGCAACGTGCTGGACCGATTGACGCTAAAACTCTCGGGGACACGGTAA